From a single Glycine soja cultivar W05 chromosome 19, ASM419377v2, whole genome shotgun sequence genomic region:
- the LOC114399783 gene encoding uncharacterized protein LOC114399783 has protein sequence MAEKIYWCCVVVFVELVLVLSGCESSTNEFSVPMLMQMNINKACDEIYVVREGETLQTISNKCGDPYIVEENPHIQDPDDVFPGLVIKINPFTNR, from the coding sequence ATGGCAGAGAAGATATATTGGTgctgtgttgttgtgtttgtggAACTAGTGCTAGTGTTGAGCGGCTGCGAGTCAAGCACAAACGAGTTCAGTGTTCCAATGTTGATGCAGATGAATATCAACAAAGCGTGTGATGAGATATACGTGGTTCGTGAGGGAGAGACTCTGCAAACAATTAGTAACAAGTGTGGGGATCCATATATCGTTGAAGAGAATCCACATATCCAGGACCCTGATGATGTTTTCCCTGGTCTCGTTATCAAGATTAACCCTTTCACgaatcgataa